The window AGCGTTTCGATGTGTTCTGAGACAAAGCTAATGGGTACCACGAGCAAATTTTCGATGCCTTGAGCACCTAACTCTTGAAGGGCGTCTTCTGTATAGGGTTTGAGCCACTCTACCGGGCCAACTCGACTTTGATAAGCCAAAGTATGGGGGTTAGGACGGTTGAGGGTTTGCATAATAAGGGCTGTGCAATCCTCAATTTCTTTTTGGTAGGGGTCACCGGCCTCTGTGACATAACTAACAGGAACGCCATGAGCACTGAAGAAAATGTGAACAGAGTCAGGGTTGGGCAACTGATCGAGTTCTTGGGCGATTAACTGCGCCATCGCTTGCAGGTAACCGGGCTGCTGATACCAGGAAGGAATGACCGTATAGTTAATTCGGTTAAGGGCTGGGTCTTCTTGCCAAATTTTTTCGAGTAAACGGAAGCTGGAACCGCTGGTACTGATGGAAAATTGAGGATACAGAGGAAGAATGACTAAATCTGTAATCCCGTCGCGCTTAATCCGGGCGATCGCTTCTTCTGTGAAGGGATGCCAGTAACGCATTCCGATATAAACTCTGGCGTCTTTCCCGTTTTGTTGCAAATGTTCTTGGAGAGCTTGAGCCTGAGCCTCTGTAATGCGCCGCAACGGTGAACCCCCACCGATTTGTCGGTAGTTTTCTTGAGATTTTTTCGCACGTAATGTGGAAATTAACCAAGCCAGGGGACTTTGCAGCCAGGAGAAGGGTAAACGAATAATTTCGGGGTCCGAAAATAAGTTGTATAGAAAGGGACGGACATCCCTTAACTCATCGGGTCCTCCCAAATTTAGTAATAAAACCCCAACACGGCCCATAGTAGTTACAGCTTCCAAAAACTTTCATATTTGTTACTGATTTTAACAATATATTCTCTTAGTGGTTTGAATTCTCAGTAATAAACATACATCTTTACCAGGACGTGAGCAGTGGCAACTCTTTCAAGGACTTGGAGTTATAAATACCCCTGGCTGTCTAATGGCATTTTTCAACGGGTAGCCATTGGCGTAGGCTCAAAAGGGCGATTTCACCCACTTCCCTGACAAAGCTTAATAATTTCTTTATATTTTAGGTTTTAGACCTGTTGATTCAGGGCGAGAAGTGAACGGCTTTATCTGCGTGGCTTTTGGAGTTCAGCTACTTGTGATTCTAGGGATTGTACACGCTCTTTGAGTTCAATGACTAAGGTAGCAAGGCGCTCAAACATCGGATCGGAGGAAGACACTTGCCGACGATTGCTTCTAGAGGAAATTTGGGGAGTGGGTGAATTTGGAATAGGTTTTTGAGGGGATGAGAGAGGACGCCCACTTAGTTGAGCGAGTTGAGACTCAATGCGGCTAACTTGCGATCGCAGTTGGAAATTTTCAGATTCTATTCGAGCAATCCGAGATTCCAGTAACCCTGGTGATTGAGCAAGGGTTAAGCGCGGTAGAAGGACTAATCCCAAAATTAAGGCAAGGCAAATGATCCCGTATTTGTTGATCATGATGTTTTATCCCGGCAAAAAGCAGCATCGTGATTGCCCAAAGGGCAGCGCCAAAGGCGATCGCTTTCAGGCGAATCACACTTTTTATACTGTCAAATTTGCCA of the Allocoleopsis franciscana PCC 7113 genome contains:
- the hemH gene encoding ferrochelatase, coding for MGRVGVLLLNLGGPDELRDVRPFLYNLFSDPEIIRLPFSWLQSPLAWLISTLRAKKSQENYRQIGGGSPLRRITEAQAQALQEHLQQNGKDARVYIGMRYWHPFTEEAIARIKRDGITDLVILPLYPQFSISTSGSSFRLLEKIWQEDPALNRINYTVIPSWYQQPGYLQAMAQLIAQELDQLPNPDSVHIFFSAHGVPVSYVTEAGDPYQKEIEDCTALIMQTLNRPNPHTLAYQSRVGPVEWLKPYTEDALQELGAQGIENLLVVPISFVSEHIETLQEVDMEYRHLAEEAGIGSFHRVPALNTHPMFIESLATLVVDSLDAPSRQFSEVIRPTKKVKMYPQERWEWGMTTAAEVWNGRLAMIGFLALVLELISGQGPLHFVGLL